A stretch of the Rhipicephalus microplus isolate Deutch F79 unplaced genomic scaffold, USDA_Rmic scaffold_18, whole genome shotgun sequence genome encodes the following:
- the LOC142785178 gene encoding uncharacterized protein LOC142785178 translates to MVRTRGGAKTMESNEDEGTSAADVNRSRESSNDGIQNSDQSNGATVLTQRQESMQQASQVLPKSSEARTLELEIQKLNLQIQYENLLQARMNAERLNGTLFNSGSETGDQRRRGFDSVQQCAKVLKGFRLPSDADVPLWFEEVEKLFATYQVPHESRVHLVMPALTERVRYLLRNLNPEESADYESVKAAVLTELKLSPAEYLLRFERAVKRKEETWAQFASRVKTYFAYYLQVREADTVEVMAELMVADRIKSGLSTEGLEYVRLREGEGWLRPTEIAKVLQTFEQAKGKGRASKQPTVEMGQKLATRVEKGALKCHLCHGSGHFAKECPKASDKENNPKKATEPKRKVQKVTLSHETDTEIPTGVLSAKVKSLKHEGEGTDKLQLIPVSCAGISADAILDTGSEITVIRESLLPRSVVEPSGTVRLVSAFGKTIEARLATLPVKLNSPREVTEPQNVDLLCALTDELVEGTDCLLTKDDWKLLLKASSPLAPCRAPAEPAHEAEQAVEKQKVVAWPERGSVRLGHPKGTLAPCSMAMTVMGSYI, encoded by the exons ATGGTGAGAACACGCGGGGGTGCTAAAACAATGGAGTCTAATGAAGATGAGGGTACGAGTGCGGCAGATGTGAATCGGAGTCGAGAATCATCCAATGATGGTATTCAAAATTCTGATCAGTCAAATGGGGCGACAGTGCTTACTCAGAGGcaagaatcgatgcagcaggcatCTCAGGTTTTGCCGAAATCAAGCGAAGCGAGAACGCTCGAGCTTGAAATTCAAAAACTCAATCTTCAGATTCAGTACGAAAATTTATTGCAGGCTAGAATGAACGCGGAACGTCTCAATGGCACGTTGTTCAACTCTGGGTCGGAGACGGGTGATCAGAGGCGCCGGGGTTTCGATTCTGTTCAGCAATGTGCAAAAGTGCTAAAAGGGTTCCGCCTGCCGAGTGACGCGGATGTCCCATTATGGTTTGAGGAAGTAGAAAAACTTTTTGCTACTTACCAGGTACCGCACGAGAGCCGCGTGCATTTGGTTATGCCAGCGCTAACTGAGCGAGTCCGTTACCTACTGCGTAACCTCAACCCTGAAGAGAGTGCAGATTATGAGTCAGTTAAAGCAGCAGTGCTGACGGAACTGAAGCTTTCTCCGGCAGAGTACCTGCTGAGGTTCGAAAGAGCCGTAAAGCGTAAGGAAGAGACGTGGGCACAGTTCGCGTCCCGCGTGAAAACCTATTTCGCATACTACCTCCAAGTGAGAGAAGCCGACACGGTAGAAGTGATGGCAGAACTCATGGTTGCTGACCGCATAAAATCGGGCCTTAGTACGGAGGGTCTTGAGTATGTGAGATTAAGGGAAGGCGAGGGATGGCTTAGGCCAACTGAGATCGCGAAAGTGCTCCAAACTTTCGAGCAAGCGAAAGGGAAAGGGCGTGCTTCAAAGCAACCAACTGTAGAAATGGGGCAGAAGCTGGCGACACGAGTTGAGAAAGGGGCTCTGAAATGCCACTTATGTCACGGCTCAGGCCATTTCGCTAAAGAGTGCCCGAAGGCTAGTGATAAGGAGAACAACCCCAAGAAGGCTACCGAGCCAAAGCGGAAGGTTCAAAAGGTAACGTTATCCCACGAGACGGATACTGAAATACCTACTGGAGTACTTAGCGCAAAGGTGAAGTCTctgaaacacgagggtgaaggcacagataaactgcagttaattcctgtatcatgtgcaggcatatccgcagatgcgattttggatacggggagtgagataaccgtcatccgggagagtctgcttccgcgaagtgttgtagagccgtctggcacggtaagattggtgtccgctttcggtaaaactatcgaggcaaggctagctacgttaccggtcaaattaaatagcccgcgagaggttacggagcctcagaacgtcgacctactctgcgcgttaactgatgagctcgtcgagggcacagattgtttgttgaccaaggacgattggaaacttttgttgaaggccagcagccctCTGGCACCCTGTCGAGCACCGGCCGAGCCTGCTCACGAGGCGGAACAAGCAGTAGAGAAACAAAAGGTAGTTGCCT GGCCGGAAAGAGGTTCGGTGAGACTGGGTCACCCTAAAGGAACACTGGCGCCCTGCTCCATGGCAATGACGGTCATGGGCTCATATATCTAG